Proteins from one Pseudomonas bijieensis genomic window:
- the xth gene encoding exodeoxyribonuclease III: MKNLRIATFNINGIRARLPNLLEWLERESPDIVCLQELKAVDKDFPAAELESVGYGAIWHGQASWNGVAILARDAQPLESRRGLPGGDDDSHSRYLEAAVHGVLVGCLYLPNGNPQPGPKFDYKLAWFERLIDYAQGLQASDHPVVLAGDYNVVPTDMDIYNPRSWLKDALLQPESRACYQRLLDQGWTDSLRHLYPDERIYTFWDYFRQHWQKNSGLRIDHLLLNPTASAYLSEAGVDAWVRNQPHPSDHAPTWIRLASRKRR; encoded by the coding sequence ATGAAAAACCTTCGGATCGCGACCTTCAACATCAATGGCATCCGTGCCCGGCTGCCCAACCTGCTGGAATGGCTGGAGCGGGAGAGCCCTGACATCGTCTGTTTGCAGGAGCTCAAGGCCGTGGACAAGGATTTCCCGGCGGCGGAGTTGGAGTCGGTGGGGTATGGAGCGATCTGGCACGGGCAGGCGTCCTGGAACGGTGTCGCGATCCTGGCCCGTGACGCGCAGCCGCTGGAGAGCCGCCGAGGACTGCCCGGCGGGGATGACGACAGCCACAGTCGCTATCTGGAGGCGGCGGTCCATGGTGTGCTGGTGGGCTGCCTTTACCTGCCCAACGGCAACCCGCAACCGGGTCCGAAGTTCGACTACAAGCTGGCGTGGTTCGAACGGCTGATCGACTATGCCCAAGGATTGCAGGCCAGTGATCATCCCGTGGTGCTGGCCGGTGACTACAATGTGGTGCCCACCGACATGGACATCTACAACCCGCGCTCCTGGCTCAAGGATGCGCTGTTGCAGCCTGAAAGCCGCGCGTGCTACCAGCGGCTGCTGGACCAGGGCTGGACCGATTCGTTGCGCCACCTCTATCCGGACGAGCGGATCTACACCTTCTGGGATTATTTCCGCCAGCACTGGCAGAAAAACTCCGGACTGCGCATCGATCACCTGCTGCTCAACCCGACGGCCAGCGCCTACCTGAGCGAGGCCGGCGTGGACGCCTGGGTCCGTAACCAACCCCACCCCAGCGACCACGCGCCCACCTGGATCCGGCTGGCTTCACGCAAGCGGCGGTGA